The proteins below come from a single Diadema setosum chromosome 21, eeDiaSeto1, whole genome shotgun sequence genomic window:
- the LOC140244536 gene encoding transmembrane protein 164-like: MNSTESVVMWSLTSLDWLYGGVDPTIAGNGGQDCVDFLTRRQRVVESAIFVLLCSLEVWLSWRWLKGVPDYTAESKSQAECFGKRFLLVVLCLTFGIEVGFKLANKTVIFLLNPCHMLTIVQIYLLAAPPSKLVTVIFRMQISALSCPLLAIVLPVLNTRVLPFEPELYWIQHLLIYVVIPPYLMSLGGVYKTEGMWDFSWCTFTLGFLFLYHVVVLQIIGVLTQTNLNNMVCPAVSDPFHGPFYRVCAFFHQHALFPLHVKVYTYIVKSLIHTDSESWNGEVVKKDK, encoded by the exons ATGAACTCAACTGAGTCGGTAGTCATGTGGAGCCTGACATCTCTTGACTGGCTCTACGGGGGCGTGGACCCAACTATCGCTGGAAATGGTGGCCAAGATTGCGTGGACTTCCTCACCCGCAGGCAGCGCGTGGTGGAGAGCGCCATCTTTGTCCTGCTGTGCTCCCTCGAGGTCTGGTTGTCATGGCGATGGCTCAAGGGGGTACCGGACTACACTGCGGAGAGCAAGAGCCAGGCGGAATGCTTCGGCAAGCGCTTTTTGCTGGTGGTCCTGTGCCTGACATTTGGAATTGAAGTGGGATTCAAGCTTGCCAATAAAACTGTGATTTTTCTGTTGAACCCATGTCACATGTTGACAATTGTACAG ATCTACCTCCTAGCAGCGCCACCCAGCAAGCTTGTCACAGTCATCTTCAGAATGCAGATTTCTGCTCTCAGCTGTCCTCTGCTTGCCATAGTCTTGCCCGTACTCAACACAAGAGTG CTACCATTCGAGCCAGAATTATATTGGATTCAACACCTTCTCATTTACGTCGTCATTCCGCCATACCTCATGAGCCTTGGAG GTGTGTACAAGACGGAGGGAATGTGGGACTTCTCCTGGTGCACTTTCACCCTAGGCTTCCTCTTCCTCTACCACGTCGTTGTCCTACAGATCATTGGAGTC TTGACGCAGACCAACCTGAACAACATGGTGTGCCCGGCGGTCAGTGACCCGTTCCACGGACCCTTCTACCGTGTCTGCGCCTTCTTCCACCAGCACGCCCTCTTCCCGCTCCACGTAAAGGTCTACACGTACATCGTCAAGTCGCTGATTCACACCGACTCGGAAAGCTGGAACGGTGAGGTCGTCAAGAAGGACAAGTGA